The stretch of DNA aaaaatcctttacatcaagaacatgaagtgtaccaaatttggtgcaaaaatactaagccgtttggaaatgaaaattcctctaaatttcaaaaatctggAAAATTTTACGGAAATAATGATATCCCTATCTAAATGAAGGATTTTGGGGTTCATCGGCGGTGCTAAAATGAATTTTTCGTTCTAGGTTTGGTTCTTCTCGTTGagagctttccaacgcatacttttAATAGTAAAATTTCCTCATAGATCAAAAGTTATGGCtgtttgaagtttgcgcgaaaaacaccccaacttccatgccatttgCAAGGTCTACTGCATTCGCTTGCTGGAATTCACTGTCTACTGCACTTCTGATGCTTCTGCAATCAATCTGTTGCTGTTCCAGCACTGTCTACTGCTTTCCAGCACTGttagaaccagtctgctgcattccgagtctacCGATCCAAtcttctgcattcagatctactggtttccatctactggttctggttttgggctactggttttgggtctactgattttttttttctactcaTTTTAGACATGCTACTTATTTCAGACATGCTGCTGAAACACTCAGAGCTCTACTGTATTCTGATTTGTTTCCCTTACTGATTTTTTCCAACTGTACGTAGTTAGGttatattttcagtagtctattacaatAGTTAATTTTCAGAATtctattacagtagcttattttcagtagtctattactgtaatttattttcagtagtctattacagtaacTTTCAGgacttattttcagaagtctatcagaacttattatttctagttcctcctccccagattatgaaacctggtttgatctgataccacttcaatgtcacgcctcgggacgggggttggttgacaccggcgttgctctcaaatttatattcgaaaacaacaagcctcagaaatacaaaattcagaaaccagtcttttattcataatactgaaatctcaatgtctgatacaaactcaaatgttttacagcggaaatgtaaaaccgaaCATAATACCATCTTAACAAATGCAGCGGAATCTAATTACATAAAtcagaaatgagaaaaatagcagtcttcttcaccagccccagaactgatGACGTTCTTATTCTTCTAACAATTCTTCCTcgctcttatctgagatggatttggtgggtgagtgatatggttgtcactcagtaagcgggggcgggaataactcccagtttttgaaatcaatttcatacagaaacagtaatatgaataatatacataaattcttattttcataatATAAATCAGTATTCAATATTCcgaaatcagtaatcagtattcagtaatcagtaatcagaaatttaacaaataagcactgagcacgttcgtgaatttaATGAAATAGTGGGGGAGCATGGGAACATCCCGATAATCTGAAGAAAATGATAATCCatcaaaaaagaaaacatacatacatatcGACAAACTTTTGCAAATTCTTTCCAAAAATCATAGTCTTAATCAAGTTGTCTTTCATACTATTCATTCTAGATTCTAGCCTTAAGAATAGTTCTCGTTCATATTtcaatactattttattatattttaatgttttGTAATTTCTTATTGATTTGTACATAAACAATCGTGTTGGGATATTATTTCATGACATTCCattgtttttcatttatttctGGTGTTGTATTTGTTTAAGATATCAGAACGAATGATCAAGTTTAGAATCCATCGTCGTTTGATTCCATAGAAGTCATATTTTTTGTGAGTTTGACATAAATTAATGTTTGTAGCACCTGGCAAGCACTCATTCTCAAGAAATTGTGCAAACAAAAGTTGGCATTCCTGATGGGACCGAAATTTGCCGCCGAGGAGAAAGATACATAACTAAGGAGTGGGAAACTTGAAGGTGTGACTCTCACCACCTAAGGTTCACATTTCCATACCAACATGGGGAGTTGGATCTTCAACAAGATCATACCCTGGCTATGTATGCTCAAGTTTCAAACCAACTAATGGAGAAGTTGACTGCTATGATGATAGAGGAGATATCACAAGAAATGTTTGATTGTTTGAAGTCATTCATGAGTAAATTAAATCGATCCACCCAATGATATCAGAACACAAGTTAGAAAGAAGTAACTCAGAGGCGTAACCATATCAAGGAGGTAGAAATAGGTTTAGGGAGTTCAAAAGCAGGTGATATTCACCGCCCTGAAAATATACTCCCCAATCAGGCGAAAAGGTTCACACCACCACAAAGAAGGGATGAGGTGTTTGGTGAAACGAATCAATCAGCTGTGCAAGAGAACAACAATAGAAATGTAAAGGTACCAGTGAATTATGAGCTTGTGGCGACTAATCTTCTATACCAGCCTAGAGAGTTTGAACATGGGGCCATGTATCGCTTACAAGAATTAAATGATGACACAAAAGCTCGGGGGTACAAGAAAACATTGAGGAGTTGAAAGACATAAATTATTGCAAGTACTAACTTGCATTTAACCATACTACTAAGACTTGTTGgactttcaaaaatattttgcaGGAAATAATCAATAGAGCAATGTTGAAATTCCCTGAAAAGCAAGAAACCATGGATGTGGATGATGATCCATTTCCTCCGGTGGCATCAGTCAAGGTGAATGTTACATATTCACGCGACTTTCGGAATAAAAAGAGGCCGGGGGAGTACTCAGTCACTGAGAGAAAATAAAGAAGTGTGTTGGATTCCGAAGGGGCAAATCTTCGAGGCAAGTGCTAGTGAGCTGAAAACACAAACTGATAATCGGAATTACTCTAGAAATGTTAGGGGAACCACGGTCTTTGGGTTGAGAAACCAACATTTTTCAAGAAGAACAATAAGCTCGCAGCCAGTGAGTGGCGGGTAATTTTCTAGCGATAGACAGAGCCGAAAATTATATGGGGAGTCATGTCATCGGAGGGTTGGAGGTTGTTTTCATAACATAGATCATGAGCAAGTGAAAAGGATCCCAATGAAAAGAATGCAAGAACAAGGGGTTAGAGTTAGATTTGTGTTTCCGCCTTAAAGTCAAATACAGGAAATTTGGAGAGTGgccaaacataaaaaaataccCTACACCACTCACCAGGACTCGGAAAAGAAGAATGCTGCCACAAAAGGAGGAGAACTTTCTAAGGTGAGGAATGAACTCACACCAGACATGTCAGCTATTCAAAATAAGGTAGAGAGCATATCCAAGTTTGGTAGGTCGGCTATTGAAGATAAACTGGTGGATGAGGACGATGATTTTTTTGAGTGAAGAAGACAATCAGGAcaaaaaaattccaaattttTGTGTAGGAAAGTTCTACATCTCAATATAATATGCCACATGATTGGTGATACTACCAGAGAACTTCAAACTTATTGAAGAAGAGTGTAGAGAGTCAGCACCTGAAGTATCAGTTAAAGCGGTAAATAATTGCGGCAAACTTCCCGAAGATGGTTCTGGGTTATCATAAGAGAAGATCTCCCAAATAATCCCAAGCAGAGGATTATTGAAAAAACAACAGTTACTATTACAAAACACATAAGACTGTTGTATATCAAAGCCCTGTAAATGAGAAGTCAATGTCTAAAGTGTTAATTGAAATTGGATCAGTCATTAATGCGCTTCTGGTGAGGATGTTAGGAAGTTTGGGCAAGAGTGAAAAGGACTTAACCCCACAAAAGTTTTTGTTGTTATGTTTACTAGGAAAACCACCAAGACCATTGGGGTTTTCCTAGCTCATGTTACTGTGGGGAGTGTCATATTTGAGCATATTTTTCGTGGTAAACTCATATGTCAACTTCCAAGCGTGGTTAGGCAAAGATTGGATCCATGCAAATCAATGCATATCATCCTCTATGCACCAGCTCCTATTATTTTGGAAAGTAGATGATGTAGAGATTGTGGAGGCTGAAGCACAGTCTTTTCAACCCATTGCAAGTCAATTTAATCTAGATACTACAATAGAGATTTGACCCATTGAAGTTCatagaaaaattaaaagaaagggCGTAGCGATCCCGACGGTAGCAGCAACAAGAGATTGTGGTTTTGAGATAGAGACGATCAAGAACAGCAAGGGAGATATGTAGAAGGCATAGAACTAAGTCTTTTGATTTGTGGACAAATGAGCGAGAAGAAGATGAATGCAAGTGAGAGCGGAAGACGTCTTCTATTAATTTAAAATCCAATTTTGGAGTTGAATGGGATATCTGGCTCAGAATGAATGATCCAGTTCCAAAACATTAATTGGATTTCACTGTTGCAAAAGGGCAAGTTGCAAATAGGCATATACACAAACAATTGGTTCATAATGCCAATGCTTGCGGGACACATTTGTTGGAGTTAAAAACTTAATTAGAGTCCAAGTGAATTGAGCCCAAAACCCAAAAAGGAGGAATAATAGATTAGATGTTATAAGATAGCTCATTCGGAATTCAAACTGGTTAGAATAAGTCAAGTGCATACGAGCAGGGAAAGATCGCTGATAGATAATGGAAAAGATCATGGAACAGTGGGGGAGCATGGGAACCGCCCAATAATCTTAAAAGAATAAGAATCCATCGGATCTTACAAACTCTCTACAAAAATAATAGTCTTATTCAAATTGTCTTTCATACTTTTCATTCCTATTCTAACATTAAGAATGGTTCTTTTTCATATTTCaacattattttattatattttcacTTTTTCAATTTCATACCGATTTGTATAATAAACAATGAGATGTTTCGTCAAATTCTATTCTCTTTCATTTATTTTTGGCGTGGAGATTAGAAAGAATAATAAGTAGGTCTcctgtgagacgatctcatgaatctttatttgtgagacgagtcaaccctaccgatattcaaaataaaaagtaatattttttcatgaatgatccaaataagatatctgtctcacaaaatacgacccatgagaccgtctcacacaagatTTTGCCAACAAAAATTGAGTTTGGAATCCACCATCCTTTGATTCCAtagaaattaaattatttgcattttttttacataaattaGTGTTCATAGCATCTAACACGCTCTTTCTCAACAAATCTTGCAAACAATGTGAGATGAATTGAAATTACCTTAAAAGTGGCATCTGAAGGACttccaaaataataatattttaccaatgaaatgtttatttttgtaataaaaagttttttaaaataacaaaaatgtcATATTCTACCCACCAAAAATTGTTGCACAGATTTGATTTTTTACCGCCTGATACCTCGCTACTGCCCATTGTCACATTCAATTCAATCTAGTTTATAACATTCGAAGTGCCAATCTAGCacgtagggatgtaaacgaacataacagtttgtgagctattcgaagctcgattcgataaaagctcgtttgagctcgtttaatgaggctcgttaagataaacaaatcaaactcaAACTTTACattattcggctcgttagctcgtgaacatgttcgttggtaagttcattaataatcttttagatgaaaaaataatagttttgatatttaatttattgattttgcatattatttatgaaatatatagaaaaatatattaaatttatttattataataaatttacaaattttaataagaataatatatttttctttaaatatataatttactttttaattaatttaatgaaaatttaaatatataattcatatttattaagtttgtttaggctcgataaagacttgaataagctcgtgagccatgcatatattcgttaaataaagctcgagctcggctcgattataaacgaaccaagctcaaacattcaagagttcggctcgactcgattacatccttACCAGCACGGCTCCTTCATTTTCGGGTCTCTCTActctgaatttttttatatataaattacaTAATTCATCCCCGAAAATTTATTCAGTGGCCCGTTTCATCCCCGATCGGATCATACATAAATATATTCGAGGTTATTCATCTCTGTCAAGAACATCTTTCTGCATGCAAGCCAGTATCTTCATGATGTGCATCGCAGCCCTTTCAAATTCATCAAGAAACCTTAAAGCTTTCCTCCAAACGCCTGGCCTGAACTTGAAGCCCTGCATCTCTCAAAGCATTCATGGCCGAATTATAAAACCTCGAATCCAACATAGTGCCCTGCATTTTCATGTCTTGCAACATCTCAACTAGTTCATCGACTCGATTCATCTTCGATAAAACAGCAACCATGATACCGGCCAATGCCCTATCAATGGTCCCGCCGTTCAACCTAAACTCTTGATAATACTTGATGCAAGTTTCCAATTCCTTTGCCTTATTATAAGCTCCGATAACAGTCGTGTAACTCACTTTATCTGGGGAAACTCTGCGTCGTTTCATCTCTTTCCATGTCTTTTCGATGACCCTCAAGTTTAGAACCTTTCCATGCATATCTAATAAAGAATTATACGTCCAAACATTAGGTTCAACTCCTTTTTCTTTCATCTTGGCTACGAGTTTCATCGCATCTCTTATACGTCCCATTTTTCCATACGCAGCAACCATACTAGAATAGGCCACAACACAGCTATCAAATCCTTTTCTTTCCATCTCCGAGAATAGCGTTTCCGCGTTAGAATATAATCCAAGTCGGCAGTATATATTCAAGATTGATGCATATGTCACTTGGCCAGGATCACTGCCTTGTGAGACAAGATCTTCATACACTTTTATTGCTTGTTTGAGACCTCTTTTCTTGGAGAATCCATTCACAATCGCGCAAAATATGCAGTCTGACACTCTAACATTTACTCGTTTCATAGTTGCAACAATTTCAACAGTTTTTTCGAGCGACCCTTCTTCGACATACCTCAACACAAGCTTCAAAAATAGAGCAGGATCCCTTAACATTTTCTTGCTTTCTGCTTCTTCCATAAGCTCCTCAGCCAGTTTTACTTCACCAATACTTGCAAAAGAACTTATCAAAGACGAGTAGATTAAATGGTCTTTGGGTATGCGTTTCTTCTGCATTTCTCTAAATAACTCGAGAGCTTCGAAACACCGGCCTAGTTTCCCTAAGGATTCACATATAATCCAATAAATCTGTGAGAAAAACGGAGATGGGGTATCACCAATTTTTTCCATTTTTCGATCCTCAATTTCTCGAAAGATTTCAATGGCTTTTTCGTAATGTCCCATTTTCAAATGGGCTTCCATTATTCGACAACAACAAGCGGCATCTAAAGAAATTTCACCAGATCTCATTCTTTGGTGGAGAACAGTCGTGCTGCTATACATATGCAACTGGTTGTAGCCTTTCATGGCCGAATCGAAAGCCGAAACAGCAACTTCTAAATCCGCAGCCGATAAAATTTCTAACAGTTCTTTAACaagtttgaattttctagctttaATACAGCTACCAATTAATGCGCGACATGTAGATTTCCCAGGAATAACCTTAAAATTCTTGAAATCTTCACAGAGTGTAAATAATAAATTCCAATTCTTGGAACGAATCAAGTACCTAGTTAGAAGATTTAGCGTATATTTCTGAGGTCTAAACTCCGTTTTCTCTTTCGCCTTTTCGTAATGCTGGAACGCGAGCTCTTGAGTCTGTGGATCATTACACGTACCACATATCAAACTATTCCATTCCTTTGAATCATTCGGTAAATCAATAATGTTTTCACATTTCTCCACCTTACTCGCTAAGACCGTGACACGCTGTTGAATCACCGGAACATTTTCATTATAAGTCGATTCACCTTCTTTCAATACAAATGGGGATGAACAAGTTGAAGAGTTTGGTTTCGTGATTCTTGAATTTAGATtcaagaagagaaaagaaaccaaGGGATGGGATTCATTTTTGCTGCAGAAGTGGTATGGAATGGGAATGTGCTGAAGGGTCTTTCTGCTGTTACAGTAGAAGCAAGAAGATATCGAGAAGCAATCTGGAAATTTTGCAATGGCCATtgaaatttttaagttttttttttttttttttcaagaaatcttAAAAGTTTTTGGGATTCGAAAAGGGGAGATAGATGTCTTGCACTGTTTTGCTTTGTCTAAGATTGCATCTTATCTCACCACCACCTTATCTGTATAGATTTTTTGCATGGTGATTGCTTTGTGATCCATTCATTGGCTGACACGTGGAATACTGTGAACTTTTAGTTTTCCAGCCACACGgtcggttttttttttattgtatatttaatatattttgtaaaaaatgTGTGTGAATTAAACATGAATCATCCGTCGAACTCATCGTCTAAATTTGTCTAttctagtttttttttaatcctTGTAAAACTAATTGGGTATTAGTCATAAATTTTGTATCCATTTGCTTCCATAAATGTGGCAGAATTAGTCAACAATTGACGgaaaaaaaacgtgagttgGCAATATGTAGAAATTTCAGACGGACAACGCGTTTTCACGCGGataaaaaattctataaatgaAGATCCCTTTTTCATTCTAAAATCATCTCTTTTTCGAGTTTTCtttcatcttataagcatttgagtgcttagttctataatatttatgaGGTGTTTTGTTCAATGTATTAAAAGAGTGTgagttctctttggaaacacagtgagtgagttgtacaccacaaaatattatagtagaattcttttcatcttgtccgtggtttttacccaAATAATTTTTCGGGgttttcacgtaaatctcggtgtccagtttattctttattttcggatttattatctcaaattccgcacgtgggaccaacaagtggtatcagagccttggtttaaaatttcttaaaattctgagtatactctgtggttgcagcctagactgatcttccacatcagaaaagattttttttgagattttttattaaggcatgattattttgtccagtctactaaaattgttgtagacataatggcgggaaggtacgagatagcaaagttcaacggaagcaattttatgctgtgaaaaataaagatacaagcagttttaaaaaaggagaattgcttggcggctattggagatagatcAGTGAAAATTACGGATGATGAAAAGTGGAATGggatgaatgataatgttgttgccaatttacacttggctatagcagacgaagttttgtcaagtatctttgagataaaaacagccaaagttatctgggatactctgacaaagatgtacgaggtcaagtcgctacacaacatgattttcctattGAGAAGACTCTATCATCTTCGGATGgtggaatcctcatcgatgaccgaccatatcaatacactaaatactctatttgtcCAATTaacttccatggggcataaaataggggaaaatgaacgtgcggagcttctacttcaaagtctaccaaattcatatgatcaacttatcatcaacataaccaacaatattctcatgggctttctaagattcgacgatgtcttaactacggttctcggagaagaaaaccggcgcaagaataaggaagataggttggtaacttcgaagctggcagaggctttaccgattataagaggaagatttatggaccgtgactccagtgggagccaaagacgagATAAATgtcaagaagtaagaagaaaaatatttactgctttaaatgtggcggtaaagtgaacttcaagaaagagtgtacgagtatcgagaagtgttctcaaggaaatgtggccagtacttcaagAAGtgttgaaatattattcagcgaaacGG from Primulina tabacum isolate GXHZ01 chromosome 3, ASM2559414v2, whole genome shotgun sequence encodes:
- the LOC142539209 gene encoding uncharacterized protein LOC142539209 gives rise to the protein MAIAKFPDCFSISSCFYCNSRKTLQHIPIPYHFCSKNESHPLVSFLFLNLNSRITKPNSSTCSSPFVLKEGESTYNENVPVIQQRVTVLASKVEKCENIIDLPNDSKEWNSLICGTCNDPQTQELAFQHYEKAKEKTEFRPQKYTLNLLTRYLIRSKNWNLLFTLCEDFKNFKVIPGKSTCRALIGSCIKARKFKLVKELLEILSAADLEVAVSAFDSAMKGYNQLHMYSSTTVLHQRMRSGEISLDAACCCRIMEAHLKMGHYEKAIEIFREIEDRKMEKIGDTPSPFFSQIYWIICESLGKLGRCFEALELFREMQKKRIPKDHLIYSSLISSFASIGEVKLAEELMEEAESKKMLRDPALFLKLVLRYVEEGSLEKTVEIVATMKRVNVRVSDCIFCAIVNGFSKKRGLKQAIKVYEDLVSQGSDPGQVTYASILNIYCRLGLYSNAETLFSEMERKGFDSCVVAYSSMVAAYGKMGRIRDAMKLVAKMKEKGVEPNVWTYNSLLDMHGKVLNLRVIEKTWKEMKRRRVSPDKVSYTTVIGAYNKAKELETCIKYYQEFRLNGGTIDRALAGIMVAVLSKMNRVDELVEMLQDMKMQGTMLDSRFYNSAMNALRDAGLQVQARRLEESFKVS